The Pseudolabrys sp. FHR47 genome contains a region encoding:
- a CDS encoding cysteine rich repeat-containing protein — MVKLARDVTLASTAAAALTIAFAALVPPAAAQSMPPEALRQACGGDVRKLCAGVKPGEGRIVQCLAAKPDQVSPACKSALQQAQAAKSSAK; from the coding sequence ATGGTAAAACTTGCTCGTGATGTAACGCTCGCCAGCACTGCGGCTGCGGCTTTGACGATAGCGTTCGCGGCACTCGTGCCGCCGGCCGCGGCCCAGTCGATGCCTCCCGAAGCCCTGCGGCAGGCTTGCGGCGGCGATGTCCGCAAGCTTTGCGCCGGCGTCAAACCGGGCGAGGGACGCATCGTACAATGTCTCGCCGCCAAGCCCGATCAGGTTTCGCCGGCCTGCAAGAGCGCCCTTCAGCAGGCGCAGGCGGCGAAGTCGAGCGCGAAGTGA
- a CDS encoding GCG_CRPN prefix-to-repeats domain-containing protein has translation MPVTLPVTKPVASQSDVITVAGGCGVGWHRGPYGVCVRNRAPYYYGPYVYYVPPPPPPPRRCWWVTRPYGQERICTW, from the coding sequence ATGCCAGTCACCTTGCCGGTTACGAAGCCGGTCGCATCTCAGTCCGATGTCATCACTGTCGCCGGCGGCTGCGGCGTTGGCTGGCATCGCGGGCCTTACGGCGTCTGCGTGCGTAATCGCGCGCCGTATTACTACGGGCCGTATGTTTATTACGTCCCGCCACCGCCTCCACCGCCGCGCCGCTGCTGGTGGGTCACTCGTCCCTATGGTCAAGAAAGGATCTGTACATGGTAA
- a CDS encoding valine--tRNA ligase — protein MIDKTYQPSDVEGRISAAWEEAGAFRAGRPERAGAETYAIVIPPPNVTGSLHMGHALNNTLQDVLCRFERMRGKDVLWQPGTDHAGIATQMVVERQMMERQEPSRRDIGRDKFLEKVWAWKAESGGTIVNQLKRLGASCDWSRERFTMDEGLSKAVLKVFVELYREGLIYKDKRLVNWDPKLLTAISDLEVVPVETKGSLWHLRYPLEGKTFNPEDPSTYIVVATTRPETMLGDSGVAVHPDDERYKALVGKNVILPLVGRKIPILADEYSDPEKGSGAVKITPAHDFNDFEVGKRHNLAQINVLTIEAKITFSDAAFNEARGNPAFAQTAELEGVDRFVARKQIVARLEEAGLVEKIEPHGLSVPHGDRSNVVIEPFLTDQWYVNAAELAKPAIAAVRDGRTTFVPKNWEATYFNWMENIQPWCISRQLWWGHQIPAWYGPDGKVFVAEAEAEAQAEADKHYGQKAVLKRDEDVLDTWFSSALWPFSTLGWPDETRELTRFYPTNTLVTGFDIIFFWVARMMMMGMHFMKDEKGAPEIPFKDVYIHRLVRDASGAKMSKSKGNVVDPLGLIDEFGADALRFTLMRAVAPSHDIRLGPQDVENNRNFATKLWNAARFVEFNGAARVAGFDPKSAKEVLNRWIAHETQKALEEVTAALGEYKFAEAANAAYRFVWNVYCDWYVELSKPLLTGVDGPAKDETRAMAAWALDEIIKMLHPFMPFITEELWRVTAEQGPKRETLLALAPWSKLEGLTDDKAEAEIGWVIDLITAIRSIRAEMNINVNIPLVLAGVPAETQARAERWAEFIKRLARVSEISAAATPPQGSAQLVVRGDLVALPLVGVIDIAAERARLAKEMKKAEDDIDRVEKKLGNPKFVERAEPEVVEEERAKREEALARKAKIAEAIERLKGAA, from the coding sequence ATGATCGACAAGACTTATCAGCCGTCCGACGTCGAAGGCCGCATTTCCGCGGCGTGGGAAGAGGCGGGCGCCTTCAGGGCCGGCCGGCCCGAGCGCGCCGGCGCCGAGACCTACGCCATCGTCATCCCGCCGCCGAACGTGACCGGCTCGCTGCATATGGGCCACGCGCTCAACAACACGTTGCAGGACGTGCTGTGCCGATTCGAGCGCATGCGCGGCAAGGACGTGCTGTGGCAGCCGGGCACAGATCACGCCGGCATCGCGACGCAGATGGTGGTCGAGCGCCAGATGATGGAACGGCAGGAGCCGTCGCGCCGCGACATCGGCCGCGACAAGTTCCTCGAAAAAGTGTGGGCGTGGAAGGCTGAGAGCGGCGGCACCATCGTCAACCAGCTCAAGCGCCTCGGCGCCTCGTGCGACTGGTCGCGCGAGCGCTTCACCATGGACGAGGGCCTGTCCAAGGCCGTGCTCAAGGTGTTCGTCGAGCTTTATCGCGAAGGGCTGATCTACAAGGACAAGCGGCTGGTCAACTGGGACCCCAAGCTGCTCACCGCGATTTCCGATCTGGAAGTCGTGCCGGTCGAGACCAAGGGCTCGCTGTGGCATCTGCGCTATCCGCTCGAGGGCAAGACCTTCAACCCGGAAGACCCATCGACCTACATCGTCGTCGCGACGACGCGGCCCGAAACGATGCTGGGCGACTCCGGCGTCGCCGTGCATCCGGATGACGAGCGCTACAAGGCGCTGGTCGGCAAGAATGTCATCCTGCCGCTGGTCGGCCGCAAGATCCCGATTCTCGCCGACGAATATTCCGACCCTGAGAAAGGCTCGGGCGCGGTGAAGATCACGCCGGCGCACGACTTCAACGACTTCGAGGTCGGCAAGCGGCACAATCTGGCGCAGATCAATGTGCTGACGATTGAAGCGAAAATCACCTTTAGCGATGCGGCCTTCAACGAGGCGCGTGGCAATCCTGCATTCGCACAGACTGCTGAGCTTGAAGGCGTCGATCGTTTCGTCGCGCGCAAACAGATCGTCGCTCGTCTAGAAGAGGCGGGTTTGGTCGAGAAGATCGAGCCCCATGGATTGAGCGTGCCGCATGGCGACCGCTCGAACGTCGTCATCGAGCCGTTCCTGACCGACCAGTGGTACGTCAACGCAGCCGAACTGGCGAAGCCGGCCATCGCGGCGGTGCGTGACGGTCGCACCACCTTTGTGCCGAAGAACTGGGAAGCGACCTATTTCAACTGGATGGAAAACATCCAGCCCTGGTGTATCTCGCGCCAACTCTGGTGGGGCCACCAGATTCCGGCGTGGTACGGGCCGGACGGCAAGGTGTTCGTCGCCGAGGCCGAAGCCGAAGCGCAGGCCGAGGCCGACAAGCACTATGGCCAGAAGGCCGTGCTCAAGCGCGACGAAGACGTTCTCGACACGTGGTTCTCGTCCGCACTCTGGCCTTTCTCGACACTTGGCTGGCCGGACGAGACACGTGAACTCACGCGTTTCTATCCGACCAACACATTGGTCACCGGCTTCGACATCATCTTCTTCTGGGTCGCCCGCATGATGATGATGGGCATGCACTTCATGAAGGATGAGAAGGGCGCGCCGGAAATCCCGTTCAAGGATGTCTATATCCACCGCCTGGTGCGCGATGCCTCCGGCGCCAAGATGTCGAAGTCCAAGGGCAATGTGGTCGATCCGCTGGGGCTTATCGACGAGTTCGGCGCGGACGCGCTGCGCTTCACGCTGATGCGCGCCGTCGCGCCGTCGCACGACATTCGCCTCGGGCCGCAGGACGTCGAGAACAATCGCAACTTCGCGACCAAGCTGTGGAACGCGGCGCGGTTCGTGGAATTCAATGGCGCGGCGCGCGTCGCCGGCTTCGATCCGAAGAGCGCCAAGGAAGTGCTCAACCGCTGGATCGCGCACGAGACGCAGAAGGCGCTTGAAGAAGTCACAGCCGCGCTCGGCGAGTATAAATTCGCCGAAGCCGCCAACGCGGCCTATCGCTTCGTCTGGAATGTCTATTGCGACTGGTATGTCGAACTGTCGAAGCCGCTGCTGACCGGCGTCGACGGCCCGGCCAAGGACGAGACCCGCGCCATGGCCGCCTGGGCGCTCGATGAAATCATCAAGATGCTCCATCCGTTCATGCCCTTCATCACCGAAGAGCTGTGGCGGGTGACGGCGGAGCAGGGGCCGAAGCGCGAGACGCTCTTGGCGCTGGCGCCGTGGTCGAAGCTCGAGGGTCTCACCGACGACAAGGCCGAAGCCGAAATCGGCTGGGTGATCGACCTCATCACCGCGATCCGCTCGATCCGGGCCGAGATGAACATCAACGTCAACATCCCGCTGGTGCTGGCCGGCGTGCCAGCCGAGACGCAGGCGCGTGCCGAGCGTTGGGCCGAGTTCATCAAGCGGCTCGCCCGCGTGTCGGAAATCTCGGCGGCGGCGACGCCGCCGCAGGGCTCGGCGCAGCTCGTCGTGCGCGGCGATCTAGTCGCGCTGCCTTTGGTCGGCGTTATCGACATCGCCGCCGAGCGCGCGCGCCTCGCCAAGGAAATGAAGAAGGCCGAGGACGATATCGACCGCGTCGAGAAGAAGCTTGGCAATCCGAAGTTCGTCGAGCGCGCCGAACCGGAAGTGGTCGAGGAAGAACGGGCCAAGCGCGAGGAAGCGCTCGCCCGCAAGGCCAAGATCGCGGAGGCCATCGAGCGGCTCAAGGGCGCGGCGTAA
- a CDS encoding MFS transporter, whose translation MTDRPSPAAPPSAGSATTAIVLLATASFAAQAMVRSTDSLLPQIAADLDATVGATSMIVTLYLLAHGSVQLIIGPIGDRYGKYLCVTLAAGFAALMVVACGLATSLPALVAARLACGVATGWIIPLSLAFIGDVIPVARRQQVLGSFLSGQILGQMFGQAASGVLGDYFGWRNVFFILAALLAISTACLVFELIRNPLTREHSSSGKGGPGFVEGYWIVLSSPWARRVIFAAFVESAAMFGALTYVGAYLHSRFDVSFTLVGLFVAAFAIGGLVYSLSVRALVPRLGQIGLSRTGGFLLCGSFLLLALTPFYGLAPLATAGIGLGFYMLHNTLQMNATQMAPQARGTAVAIFSSALYLGQTAGVAVFALIYDRFTAVPAFVVAAALLLWLGLWISRHLRRRAAQGL comes from the coding sequence TTGACCGACCGTCCTTCGCCTGCCGCCCCGCCATCGGCCGGCAGCGCCACCACCGCCATCGTCCTGCTCGCCACCGCGTCCTTCGCGGCACAGGCCATGGTGCGCTCGACCGACTCGCTGCTGCCGCAGATCGCCGCCGATCTCGACGCCACGGTCGGCGCTACCTCCATGATCGTGACCTTGTACCTGCTGGCGCACGGCTCGGTGCAGCTCATCATCGGCCCGATCGGCGACCGCTACGGTAAATACCTGTGCGTGACTTTGGCCGCCGGATTCGCAGCGCTGATGGTGGTGGCCTGCGGGCTCGCCACCAGCCTGCCGGCTCTGGTCGCGGCGCGGCTCGCCTGTGGGGTCGCCACCGGCTGGATCATTCCGTTGTCGCTGGCCTTCATCGGGGATGTCATTCCCGTGGCGCGACGCCAGCAGGTGCTCGGCTCGTTCCTGTCCGGGCAGATCCTCGGCCAGATGTTCGGCCAGGCGGCGAGCGGCGTGCTCGGCGACTATTTCGGCTGGCGCAACGTGTTCTTCATCCTCGCCGCGCTGCTGGCCATATCGACCGCCTGCCTGGTGTTCGAACTGATCCGCAATCCGCTGACGCGCGAACATAGTAGTTCGGGCAAAGGCGGCCCCGGCTTCGTCGAGGGCTACTGGATCGTTCTGAGTTCGCCCTGGGCGCGACGCGTGATTTTCGCCGCCTTCGTCGAAAGCGCCGCCATGTTCGGCGCGCTGACCTATGTCGGCGCCTATCTGCACAGCCGCTTCGATGTCTCGTTCACTTTGGTCGGGCTGTTCGTCGCCGCCTTCGCGATCGGCGGACTTGTCTACAGCCTGTCGGTGCGCGCGCTGGTGCCGCGGCTCGGCCAGATCGGCCTGTCGCGGACCGGCGGTTTCCTGCTGTGCGGTTCGTTCCTGCTGCTGGCGCTGACGCCGTTCTACGGCCTCGCGCCGCTCGCCACCGCCGGCATCGGCCTCGGTTTCTACATGCTGCACAACACGCTGCAGATGAACGCCACGCAGATGGCGCCGCAGGCGCGCGGCACGGCCGTCGCGATCTTTTCGTCCGCGCTGTATCTCGGCCAGACCGCAGGCGTCGCGGTGTTCGCGCTGATCTACGACCGCTTCACCGCAGTGCCGGCTTTCGTCGTCGCGGCAGCGCTGCTGCTGTGGCTTGGATTATGGATTTCGCGGCACCTCAGGCGCCGCGCCGCGCAAGGTCTGTAA
- a CDS encoding TolC family outer membrane protein, whose protein sequence is MRGRLSIGWSVGAALAVLPAIGALPALADTLEAALTQTYVNNPTLNAQRALVRATDENVPQALSGYRPRVSITATAGEQSASTTTKSTSTNPATYSTLSGYNSPVSVGATITQTLFNGFQTANRTRQAEAQVLAARENLRATEQSTLLNAATAYMNLLRDTALLDLQRRNVEVLQEQLRQTRDRFNVGEVTRTDVAQSESSLAAGRSAVLTAESNYKTSVAVYRQVIGVDPGKLAAASPVDRYSPTSLATAISTGSAIHPSITAAQFNIDTALQAVKVAEGALYPTVGLQGNFTKNYLSTSTLTTMEAYNASVLGTLTIPVYQGGSEYSLIRQSKETLGQRRIELDTAREQVRQTIVQSWGQLEAAKGNIEATTAQVQSSEIALNGVREEARVGQRTTLDVLNAQQTLVNARASLVTAQRDRVVASYSLLAAVGRLSAQVLGLRAPTYNPKVHYEQVRDSWAGVRTPDGR, encoded by the coding sequence ATGCGCGGTCGTCTTTCGATTGGTTGGTCTGTAGGCGCGGCCCTGGCGGTGCTGCCGGCTATTGGCGCGCTGCCTGCGCTTGCCGATACGCTGGAAGCGGCGCTGACACAGACCTATGTCAACAACCCAACCCTCAACGCGCAGCGCGCGCTGGTGCGCGCCACCGACGAAAACGTGCCGCAGGCGCTGTCCGGCTACCGTCCGCGCGTGTCAATCACCGCGACCGCCGGCGAGCAATCCGCGAGCACGACGACGAAGTCGACCTCGACCAATCCGGCCACCTATTCGACTCTGAGCGGCTACAATTCGCCGGTCTCGGTCGGTGCCACGATTACGCAGACTTTGTTCAACGGCTTCCAGACCGCCAACCGCACGCGTCAGGCGGAAGCCCAGGTTCTGGCCGCGCGCGAAAATCTGCGAGCGACCGAGCAGAGCACACTGCTTAACGCTGCCACCGCCTACATGAATCTGTTGCGCGACACGGCGCTCCTCGACCTGCAGCGCCGCAACGTCGAAGTGCTGCAGGAGCAACTGCGGCAGACGCGCGATCGATTCAATGTCGGCGAAGTCACCCGTACCGACGTGGCGCAGTCGGAATCCAGTCTTGCCGCGGGCCGCTCGGCGGTGCTGACGGCCGAGTCGAACTACAAGACGTCGGTTGCCGTTTATCGTCAGGTGATCGGTGTCGATCCCGGCAAGTTGGCCGCGGCATCTCCCGTCGATCGCTACTCGCCGACGTCGCTCGCCACAGCGATTTCGACCGGCAGTGCGATTCACCCGTCGATCACCGCCGCGCAGTTCAACATCGACACCGCGCTGCAGGCGGTGAAGGTCGCCGAAGGCGCGCTGTACCCAACCGTCGGCTTGCAGGGCAACTTCACCAAGAACTATCTGTCGACCTCGACGCTGACGACGATGGAAGCCTACAACGCGTCGGTGCTCGGAACCTTGACCATCCCCGTTTATCAGGGCGGCTCGGAATACTCGCTCATTCGCCAGTCCAAGGAAACGCTCGGACAGCGTCGCATCGAGTTGGACACCGCGCGCGAGCAGGTGCGCCAGACCATTGTGCAGTCCTGGGGCCAGCTCGAAGCGGCGAAGGGCAATATCGAGGCGACGACGGCGCAGGTGCAGTCGTCGGAAATCGCGCTCAATGGCGTGCGCGAGGAAGCGCGCGTCGGTCAGCGCACCACGCTTGACGTTCTCAACGCCCAGCAGACGCTGGTGAACGCGCGCGCTTCGCTGGTAACGGCGCAGCGCGACCGCGTCGTGGCGTCGTATTCATTGCTGGCGGCGGTAGGCCGTTTGTCGGCCCAGGTGCTCGGCCTGCGCGCGCCCACCTATAATCCGAAGGTCCATTACGAGCAGGTGCGCGACAGCTGGGCCGGTGTGCGCACGCCGGACGGCCGCTGA
- a CDS encoding sterol desaturase family protein gives MNALSELGPHSKLILPLLAAGLMLVEYLFHKVNHLDHHDARETAVSLFIAVGGKMVGFITAGAVLIPAMAVYQLRLFDIRLDNAWAWIALFVVVDFCYYVHHVAMHKVRWFWATHSVHHSPTRLNLSAAVRLGWGGHLTGGFLFYLPPIALGFSPAAVFGMLGLGLLYQFFLHLARAPHLGPLEWVLNTPRHHQVHHASNEGCLDRNFGGVLIVFDRLCGTFAEPPRHEPLRYGLVHAAPGANPVRVLFGVWADMVGRVRRAKGLKPRLRILFGAPD, from the coding sequence ATGAATGCGCTCTCCGAACTGGGGCCGCATAGCAAACTGATCCTGCCGCTTCTCGCGGCAGGATTGATGCTCGTCGAGTATCTGTTTCACAAGGTCAATCATCTCGACCATCACGACGCGCGCGAGACGGCGGTGTCGCTGTTCATCGCCGTCGGCGGAAAGATGGTCGGCTTCATCACCGCCGGCGCGGTGTTGATCCCGGCGATGGCCGTCTATCAGCTTCGCTTGTTCGATATCAGGCTCGACAATGCCTGGGCCTGGATCGCGCTCTTTGTCGTGGTCGACTTCTGCTACTACGTGCATCACGTCGCCATGCACAAGGTGCGCTGGTTCTGGGCGACGCATTCGGTGCATCACTCGCCGACGCGGCTCAATCTGAGCGCGGCGGTGCGGCTAGGCTGGGGAGGGCACCTCACCGGCGGCTTCCTGTTCTATCTGCCGCCGATCGCGCTCGGTTTTTCGCCCGCGGCCGTGTTCGGCATGCTGGGCCTCGGGCTGCTCTACCAGTTCTTCCTGCACCTTGCCCGGGCGCCGCATCTCGGACCGCTCGAATGGGTGCTGAACACGCCGCGGCATCATCAGGTCCACCACGCCTCAAACGAGGGCTGCCTTGATCGGAATTTCGGTGGCGTGCTGATCGTGTTCGACCGGCTGTGCGGCACCTTCGCCGAGCCGCCCCGTCACGAACCTCTGCGCTATGGCCTGGTCCATGCCGCGCCGGGTGCGAATCCGGTCCGGGTGTTGTTCGGAGTTTGGGCCGATATGGTCGGACGGGTCCGTCGCGCCAAAGGCCTCAAGCCGCGCCTGCGCATCCTGTTCGGTGCGCCGGATTGA
- a CDS encoding protein-L-isoaspartate O-methyltransferase, with translation MTDFASARRHMVDGQIRPADVTDLRITTAMLEVPRETFVPAQSRALAYLDLDLGLGAAGAATRCLMKPMVLAKLIQALEIESTDKVLIVGAATGYSAALIARMAGEVVALEQDEGLARIAKDALSGVANVKVVTGPLANGYAGAAPYDAILVEGAVETLPDAFRAHLKEGGRLVCVMGAAPAGAAMVYRRSGAELGGRPFFDASAALLPGFAKAAEFAF, from the coding sequence ATGACCGATTTCGCCAGCGCGCGCCGTCACATGGTCGATGGCCAGATTCGTCCCGCCGATGTCACCGATCTGCGCATCACCACCGCGATGCTTGAGGTCCCACGGGAGACGTTCGTGCCCGCGCAGTCCAGGGCGCTGGCTTATCTTGATCTCGATCTGGGCCTTGGCGCTGCGGGCGCGGCGACGCGCTGCCTGATGAAGCCGATGGTGCTGGCCAAGCTCATCCAGGCGCTCGAAATCGAATCCACCGACAAGGTTCTGATCGTCGGCGCGGCCACCGGCTACTCTGCCGCGCTCATCGCCCGCATGGCCGGTGAGGTGGTCGCGCTGGAGCAGGACGAGGGGCTCGCCCGCATCGCGAAAGACGCCCTGTCCGGCGTTGCCAATGTGAAGGTCGTCACCGGACCGCTTGCGAACGGATATGCCGGCGCAGCGCCTTACGATGCCATTCTGGTCGAAGGCGCCGTCGAGACGCTTCCCGACGCCTTCCGCGCCCACCTCAAAGAAGGCGGTCGACTCGTTTGCGTGATGGGAGCCGCGCCCGCCGGTGCCGCCATGGTCTATCGCCGCAGCGGTGCAGAACTCGGTGGCCGGCCGTTCTTCGATGCCAGTGCCGCTCTGCTGCCCGGGTTCGCCAAGGCGGCCGAATTCGCCTTTTAA
- a CDS encoding PopZ family protein, translating to MNQPAKAQEPSMEEILASIRRIIADEDTGKAKPAAAAPPPPRPEPVPPPVVAKPAPPPPAPPPPPKPPEVTNNQADIDAMLASVDVAPVVAAPPPKPVAPPAADVLDLTEAMAAPAPSPGFRTIDAASDIVFAEGNSEPPPAAPRMPASPPMLDRGLMSNATQAAVDHAFSSLANTVLGNNARTLEDLVKEMLRPMLKGWLDDNLPGLVERIVRAEIERVSRGGR from the coding sequence ATGAATCAACCGGCCAAGGCTCAAGAGCCTTCGATGGAGGAAATCCTCGCCTCCATCCGGCGCATCATTGCCGACGAAGACACCGGGAAGGCCAAGCCGGCCGCTGCGGCGCCACCGCCGCCGAGGCCCGAGCCCGTTCCGCCGCCGGTCGTGGCCAAGCCGGCACCGCCGCCGCCCGCGCCCCCACCGCCGCCGAAGCCGCCCGAGGTTACCAACAATCAGGCCGACATCGACGCGATGCTGGCGAGCGTGGATGTGGCGCCCGTTGTCGCCGCGCCGCCGCCGAAGCCGGTCGCACCGCCGGCTGCCGATGTCCTCGATCTGACGGAAGCAATGGCGGCGCCGGCTCCGTCGCCCGGCTTCCGCACCATCGACGCGGCCTCCGACATCGTGTTCGCCGAAGGCAACTCCGAGCCGCCCCCGGCGGCGCCTCGCATGCCGGCCTCGCCGCCGATGCTGGATCGAGGCCTGATGTCGAATGCGACGCAGGCGGCGGTCGATCACGCCTTCAGTTCGCTGGCCAATACCGTGCTCGGCAACAATGCCCGCACGCTGGAAGACCTGGTCAAGGAAATGCTGCGGCCGATGCTCAAGGGCTGGCTCGATGACAACCTGCCGGGCCTGGTCGAGCGCATCGTGCGCGCCGAGATCGAGCGCGTCTCGCGCGGCGGGCGCTAG
- a CDS encoding DNA-3-methyladenine glycosylase, with product MPPRLTRRFFDRSVHEVAPELIGATLMVNGAGGVIVEVEAYHHTDPAAHSYRGQTPRNAVMFGPPGFAYVYRSYGIHWCLNFVCEAEGSASAILIRAIEPTEGLAAMRRRRKLPEPRDLCSGPGKLCEALGVTIKHNGLPLDQAPFELRARVAEPEIVVGPRIGITKAVEHPWRYGLKGSKFLSKPFR from the coding sequence ATGCCCCCTCGCCTGACCCGCCGCTTCTTCGACCGTTCCGTGCATGAGGTTGCGCCCGAACTGATCGGCGCCACCCTCATGGTGAACGGCGCCGGCGGCGTAATCGTGGAAGTTGAGGCCTATCACCACACCGACCCGGCGGCGCACAGCTACCGCGGTCAGACGCCGCGCAACGCCGTGATGTTCGGCCCGCCCGGCTTTGCTTACGTCTACAGGTCGTACGGCATCCACTGGTGCCTGAACTTTGTCTGCGAGGCGGAGGGCTCGGCCAGCGCCATCCTGATCCGGGCGATCGAACCGACCGAGGGGCTGGCCGCCATGCGCCGGCGGCGCAAGCTGCCCGAGCCGCGCGACCTGTGCTCGGGTCCCGGCAAGCTCTGCGAGGCGCTCGGCGTGACGATCAAGCACAACGGCCTGCCGCTCGACCAGGCGCCGTTCGAACTGCGGGCGCGGGTGGCCGAACCGGAGATTGTGGTCGGGCCACGGATCGGCATCACCAAGGCGGTCGAGCACCCGTGGCGCTATGGGCTCAAGGGGTCGAAATTCCTGAGCAAGCCGTTCCGGTAA
- the ilvD gene encoding dihydroxy-acid dehydratase gives MDAKTNIKSRLPSRHVTEGPARAPHRSYYYAMGLTKEQIHQPFVGVASCWNEAAPCNISLMRQAQAAKKGVASAGGTPREFCTITVTDGIAMGHAGMYASLPSRDLIADSVELTMRGHGYDALIGLAGCDKSLPGMMMAMVRMNVPSIFIYGGSILPGTWKGQPITVQDMFEAVGKNSVGALSDEDLDGMEQVACPSAGACGAQFTANTMATVSEAIGLALPYSAGAPAPYEMRDKFCTLAGEKIMELLQLNLRPRDIVTRKALENAAAVVAASGGSTNAALHLPAIAHECGIEFTLFDVAEIFKKTPYIADLKPGGRYVAKDMFEVGGIPLLMKTLLDNGYLHGDCMTVTGRTIAENLKSVKWNPNQDVVRPADKPITVTGGVVGLKGNLAPEGAIVKVAGMSELKFTGPARCFDGEEACFEAVKNKTYKEGEVLVIRYEGPRGGPGMREMLSTTAALYGQGMGGKVALITDGRFSGATRGFCIGHVGPEAAVGGPIALVKDGDIITIDAVNGTIDVKVSDDELAVRKKDWKPRETHFGSGYLWKYAQQVGPAVDGAVTHPGGAGEKECYADS, from the coding sequence ATGGACGCCAAGACCAACATCAAATCGCGACTTCCCTCCAGGCATGTGACCGAAGGTCCGGCCCGGGCGCCGCATCGCTCGTACTATTACGCGATGGGTCTGACCAAGGAGCAGATCCACCAGCCGTTCGTCGGCGTGGCCTCCTGCTGGAACGAAGCCGCGCCCTGCAACATTTCGCTCATGCGCCAGGCCCAGGCCGCCAAGAAGGGCGTCGCCTCCGCCGGCGGTACGCCGCGCGAATTCTGCACCATCACCGTGACCGACGGCATCGCCATGGGCCATGCCGGGATGTACGCTTCACTTCCATCGCGCGACCTGATCGCCGACTCTGTCGAGCTGACCATGCGCGGCCATGGCTATGACGCGCTGATCGGCCTCGCGGGCTGCGACAAATCGCTGCCCGGCATGATGATGGCGATGGTGCGCATGAACGTGCCCTCGATCTTCATCTATGGCGGCTCGATCCTGCCCGGAACCTGGAAGGGCCAGCCGATCACCGTGCAGGACATGTTCGAGGCCGTCGGCAAGAACTCGGTCGGCGCACTGTCTGACGAAGACCTCGACGGAATGGAGCAGGTCGCCTGTCCGTCGGCGGGCGCCTGCGGCGCCCAGTTCACCGCCAACACCATGGCGACGGTGTCGGAAGCCATCGGCCTCGCGCTGCCTTACTCGGCCGGCGCGCCGGCGCCTTACGAGATGCGCGACAAGTTCTGCACCTTGGCCGGCGAAAAGATCATGGAACTGCTGCAGCTCAATCTGCGGCCGCGCGACATCGTCACGCGCAAGGCGCTGGAGAACGCTGCCGCGGTGGTCGCCGCCAGCGGTGGTTCGACCAATGCTGCGCTGCATCTGCCGGCCATCGCGCATGAATGCGGTATCGAATTCACGCTTTTTGATGTCGCCGAAATCTTCAAAAAGACACCATATATCGCGGATTTGAAACCGGGTGGCCGTTATGTCGCCAAAGACATGTTCGAAGTTGGCGGCATCCCGTTGTTGATGAAGACGCTTCTCGACAACGGTTACCTCCACGGCGACTGCATGACTGTGACCGGGCGTACCATTGCCGAGAACCTGAAGTCGGTGAAGTGGAATCCGAACCAGGACGTCGTGCGTCCGGCGGACAAGCCGATCACGGTCACCGGCGGCGTCGTCGGCCTCAAGGGCAACCTCGCTCCCGAAGGCGCGATCGTGAAGGTTGCCGGCATGAGCGAACTCAAGTTCACCGGCCCGGCGCGGTGCTTCGACGGCGAGGAAGCCTGCTTCGAGGCCGTCAAGAACAAGACCTACAAGGAAGGCGAAGTTCTCGTCATCCGCTACGAAGGTCCGCGTGGCGGCCCGGGTATGCGCGAGATGCTGTCGACCACAGCGGCGCTCTATGGCCAGGGCATGGGCGGCAAGGTGGCCCTGATCACCGATGGCCGTTTCTCCGGCGCGACGCGCGGTTTCTGCATCGGCCATGTCGGACCTGAAGCGGCGGTCGGCGGTCCGATCGCGCTGGTCAAGGACGGCGACATCATCACCATCGACGCCGTCAACGGCACCATCGATGTGAAGGTGTCGGACGACGAACTCGCCGTCCGCAAGAAAGACTGGAAGCCGCGCGAGACTCATTTCGGCTCCGGCTATCTCTGGAAATATGCGCAACAGGTCGGTCCGGCCGTCGATGGTGCCGTGACCCATCCAGGCGGGGCGGGGGAGAAGGAGTGCTATGCGGATAGCTGA